Sequence from the Mycobacterium florentinum genome:
GATCGGAACCGGGGAGCGCGAAGGCAACGAGCCGTACGGGGTCACGTGGTCACGGCCGGTGGCCCGGTTCGTGGAGGCGCTGGCGACCATCCGCGCACTGTGGGATTCGGACGGGCAGTTGGTCAGCCGGGACTCGGAGTTCTTTCCGTTGCGCAACGCGATTTTTGCATTGCCCCCGGTGAAAGGCAGCTGGCCGAAGATCTGGGTCGCCGCGCACGGACCGCGGATGCTGCGCGCGACGGGACGCTACGCCGACGGTTGGCTCCCGATCGCGATCTTCGGCCCGAAGCGGTACGCCGACAGTTTGCTCCGGGTTCGGGAGGCCGCCGACGACGCAAACCGCGATCCGAACTCGATCACCGCCGCAAACACGCAGTTGGTCATGACCGGACGGAGTTCGGCCGAGGTCGACGAAGCCTTGGACTCGGTGCCGGCCCGCATGTATGCCCTCCTCCTGCCTGATTCGGAGTGGGCCGAGGAGGGTGCCCGTCATCCGATGGGACAGGGATTCACCGGCTTTCAGGACATCCTGCCGCAACTACTCGACGAGGCGACGGCGGTGGCCCACGTCGACGCGGTACCGCGGGCCTTGATGCGACGATGCTTGCTCAGCGGAACACCCGACGAGGTCCTCGATCAGCTCGCCACGTACCGCGATCACGGTCTGCAATATCCGGTGCTGATGAACATGAGCGCCATCCAGCCCAAGCTTGGGCGTGGCCTGTCCAGCGCCTTGCCGTTCCTGAAGATCCTGCGTGGGATCCGCAGGCTGTGAGCACACAGGCGGTGCCGCCTATCCGGACTTGCCGACGGGCCCGACCCGGCCCCGGGCGCGCGCGACGGCGTAGATCGCCAGCACCACCACCCACGACAGCAGGGACAGCCACAGCTGGGTGCGCGCGGCGTGGTCGAACGCCATCTGCACGAGCACCGCGGTGATTCCGGCCAGCGTGAGGATCGACAGCACCGGGAAGAACCACATCTTCACCCGCAGCTTCTCCACCGGAGTGCGGCGGCGCAGGATGATCTGCGACAGCGCGATCAGCCAGTAGACGAACAGGATGATCGCGCCCGAGGAGTTGAGCAGGAACAGAAACACCGTGTCCGGCGCCAGCCAGGCCATCAGGACACACAGGAAGCCGATCGCCGACGAGAACACGATCGCCGCCGACGGGACGCCCCGCCCGCTGAGTTTGACCAGCCGCATCGGCGCCTCGTTGCGGGCGGCGAGCACGAACAACATGCGCGACGCCGTGTACAGGCCCGAGTTCAGGCAGGAGAGCACCGCGGTGAGCACCACCGCGTTCATCACTTGATCGGCACCGGCCAGGCCCATCTGCTTGAACGCCGCGACGTACGGCGAGGCGCCGAGCTCGAGCGAATTCCACGGCAGGATGACGGCGAGCAGAAAGACCGAGCCGACGAAGAAGATTGCGATGCGCGCGACGACCGAGCGCGTCGCCCGCTGGACCCCGAGGGCCGGGTCGCGACTTTCGGCCGCGGCGATCGTGACGATTTCGGCGCCCACCATCGAGAAGATCACCACCACGATCGCGGCGAAGACCGCGCCGACACCCTTGGGGAAGAATCCGCCGTGGGCGGTCAGGTTGGCGAATCCGCCGTGGTGGCCCGGCCACAGGCCGAGCACGTATACCGCGCCGATGCCGAGGAAGACGATGATCGTCGCGACTTTGATTCCGGCGAACCAGAATTCGAACTCGCCGAACGAGGAGACCGAGAACAGGTTGGTCGCGGTCATCAGCACCATCAGGCACAGCGACAGCATCCACAGCGGCGCGTGGAACCAGTAGCTGAGGACTTTGCCGCCGGCGACCGCCTCGAATCCGACGACGATCACCCAGAAGTACCAATACAGCCAGCCCACCGAAAACCCGGCCCACCCGCCCAGCGCCTTGGCCGCGTAATCGGCGAACGACCCGGTCGACGGGTTGGCGGCGGCCATCTCGCCCAGCATCCGCATCACCAGGACGATCAGCACGCCGCACAGCGCATAGGTCAGGAACGCGGCGGGCCCGGTGTCGCGGATCACCACGCCCGACCCGACGAACAACCCGGCGCCGATCACGCCGCCGAGCGCGATCATGCTCAGCTGTCGCTGCGAAAGCCCTTGACGCAGTTGGGTATTGCTGGCGCACGCAGGCCCACCGGGGTCGTCGCCCGCAGAGCCGGGGCCGTCCTGGCCTTGCGCACGCCGCATGACCGGACGCTAGCGGGCTTGACGGTCCGCAGCAACCGCGCGCGGGTTAGAGGTACGCGCGGGTTAGAGGTATAGATCTTGGTCGCTAATCAGCGCCGTGGCGATCACGCTAATCACGGCCGTCGCAACGAGATACGCGCACGCCAGCCACGGCGAACCCTGGGTCGCGGCGATCAGCGCGGTGAGGATCATCGGGGTCACCCCCGAGGCGTAGATGCCGGAGAACTGGTAGACGAACGACAATCCGGTGTAGCGGCTCTTGGTCGGATACAGCGACGAGAACAGCGTGCCCTGCGCGCCGTAGAACAGCGCGTGCACGACACCGAACACGATGACCATCGCCAGCCCGAACAACACCAGGTTCTTGGTGCCGAACAGGGCGAAAACCGGGAAGGTCGCGAGGCCGTAGCAGACCACACCCACCAGATACACCCGTCGGGCCCCGTACCGGTCCGTCAGAATTCCCGAGACCGGCAACAGCACCGCCATCACCAGCCCGGCGATGGTCACCACGATCAGCACCGGCACCTTGTGGAAGCCCAGCGCGCCGGTCGCGTAGCTGATCGCGAACACCCCCCAGGTGTTGAAGGCCGACCCCTCGGCCCAGCGGGCAAGCAGACCGAGGAAGGTGTTGCGCCGGGCGCGAGCCCCCCGGAAGATGTCGCGCACCGGGACGGTGGATGCCGCCTCGAGGTCGCGCAACTCCTGGAACGCCGGCGTCTCGTCGACCCGCAACCGCACCAGGATCCCGACGGCGACGAGCACCAGGCTCAGCAGGAAGCCGATGCGCCAGCCATAGGACAAGAACCGCGCCGAGCCCAAGGCGACCTGCAGGTAAGCGAATATCCCGGTGCCGAGCGCCAGGCCGAGCGCGAGACCGACCTGCGGGATCGCCCCGTAGCGGCCGCGCCGGTCTCCAGGACTGTGCTCGACGGCCAGCAGCACCGCGCCGCCCCACTCGCCGCCGAGCGCGAAGCCCTGTAGCACGCGCAGCACCAGCAGCAGAATCGGCGCCCACACCCCGATCTCGGCCGCGCTCGGCAACACCCCGATCAGCGCCGTCGCGACGCCCATGATCAGCATCGTCAGCGCCAGGCTGCGCTTGCGGCCGATCCGGTCTCCGATGTGGCCGAAGACCAGTCCGCCGATGGGCCGCATGACGAACCCCACGGCGAACGTCGCGAACGCCAGCAGCGTGCCGACCAGCGAGCTGGCGTTGGGGAAGAACAGCTTGTTGAACACCAGCCCGGCGGCGGTGGCGTAGAGGAAGAAGTCGTACCACTCCACCGTCGTGCCGAGCAGGCTAGCCGCGACGACCGTACGCAGCCGCCGGCGCCGATCCGCGTCCGACTCGTCCAATGTGTCGGCCGCCGCGATGGCTCCCGGCACCGGCAAGGTCGTCGCCATGGCTACTGCGCCGAAGCGGCCGCGAACGGCGTCGCCGAGCGCGGCTGGGCCTTGCGGTTGGGGTGCTTCCACACACCCTTGCGCTCGAGCAACGGCAGCACGCCCTCGCCGAACCAGTACGCCTCTTCCAGATGCGGGTAGCCCGACAGGATGAAGTGGTCGATGCCGAGGTCGGCGTATTCGATCAGCCGTTGGGCCACCTCTTCGTGCGACCCCACCAGCGCGGTGCCCGCACCGCCGCGCACCAGGCCGACGCCGGCCCACAGGTTCGGCGCGATCAGCAGCTGATCGTCGTTGCCGCCGTGTAACTTCAGCATCCGGCGCTGTCCCTCGGATTCGCTGCGGGCCAGGCTGGTCTGCACTCGTTCGATGTCTGCCGGGTCGATCGCCTCCAGCAGCCGGTCGGCCTCGGCCCAGGCTTCCGCGGCGGTGGGGCGGCTGATCACGTGGATCCGCAATCCGAATTGCAGGGTCCGGCCGGCCTCGGCGGCCAGCCCGCGAATCCAGTCCAATTTCTCGGCGACGGCCGCCAGCGGTTCGCCCCAGGTGAGGTAGACGTCGGAGTACTTGGCGGCGACGGGTCCGGCCGATCCGGACGATCCGCCGAAGAACACGGCGGGAATCGGGTCGGGCGGGTTGTTGAGTTGGGCACCCTCGATGCGGATGTGTTCGCCGGCGAACGTCACCGGTTCTTTCGACGTCCACAGTTGGCGGACCACGTCGAGGAATTCGGCGGTACGCGCGTAGCGCGCTTGCTTGTCCAGGTAATCGCCGTAGGCCTGTTGTTCGTGCGGTTCACCGCCGGTGACGACGTTGAGCAGCAGCCGTCCATCGGAGTGCCGCTGAAAGGTGCCGGCCATTTGCGCGGCCAAGGTGGGGCTGAGGAGCCCGGGGCGGAACGCGACCAGGAACTTCAGCGTCTCGGTGCGCTCGATCAACATCGCCGTCGTCAACCAGGCGTCCTCGCACCACAATCCGGTCGGTGTGAGCACCGCCTCAAAGCCGTTGTCTTCGGCCGCGGCGCAAATCTGGTGCAGATAGCGCAAAGTCGCGGGCCGGTCGCCGTGCATCGACGTGCCGTGCCCACCGGCGACGAGATTGCGCGAATCCCCGTACGTCGGCAAGAACCAGTGAAATGCCAGACTCATCCAATCCTCTTCCGCTCTTGATCAGCATTCGGTCGACTTTCGAAACCAGGCACGAAAGCTCCAGCGTCGCGAAGCACGTCGCCGCGCGCGAGGGTTGAAACCCGCCAGATTCAATCCACCGAAACCGGATGAGTCGCACGTCACTAGTCGATTTCTGCCGCATCACAATGCCCTTGCAAAACACGCGACGGCCTCGGAATAGCCCTGTGCGCGCGGCATTATGACGCTCGTGCCTGAACTGAACCGCCGCGCGGTGCTGCGAATGGGCGCCAGTGCCACCGCTGCGGCGGCGGGCGCGTGGGCTTTGAGCGCCTGGCTGGATCCGCTCGAACCACAAGCGGCACCGCGGCCGCTGGCGCCCTCCCCATTTGAGCCGTCGACGGCGAGTAGCACCCTGCCGAACCGGCTCACGGGCTCCTTCATCTCGAAGGCACGCGGCGGCGTAAAGACCAACTGGGTGATCGCGCTGCCGCCCGGTCAGACCTCGCAGAGCGGGCCACTGCGCGCGGTCATCGCGTTGCACGGCAAGGACGGCGACGCGAACATGATGCTCGACTGTGGAGTCGAGGACGCGCTGGCCCGGCTGGTCAAGGAGGGCAAGCCGCCCTTCGCCGTGGTGGGGGTCGACGGCGGCTCTGATTCCTACTGGCACAAGCGGGCCGACGGCACCGACTCGGGCGCGATGGTCACCGACGAGCTGTTGCCGATGCTGGGCTCGATGGGGCTGGATACGTCCCGGGTGGGCTTCATGGGCTGGTCGATGGGTGGATACGGGGCGCTGCGCCTGGGCGCCAAGCTGGGGCCGTCGCGGACCGCGGGGATCTGCGCGATCAGCCCGGCGCTGTATGCGTCGTACGCCGACTGCGCACCCAAAGCGTTTGACAGCGAAGAGGACTGGATGGCCAACAGCGTGATGGGCCTGCCGGCGTTGTCACAGATTCCGCTGCGGGTGGACTGCGGCACATTCGACCGTTTCTATCCCGCGACACGCCAATTCGTGAGCCAACTCCAAACGCCACCGGCGGTAAGCTTCACGGTCGGCGGCCATGACGTGACGTGGTGGCGTTTGCAATTACCCGGCGAGCTTTCCTGGCTGGCGACCTAGCGAGGCATCCCGAAAAGGCATGGCAGTCCGGCAGGAAACCGCGACCAGCCCGCCCTCACCAGCGGGCGATAGCCCCACCCGACAAATAGAGCGACGAGGATTCCGCCCCGACATCGAAGGCCTGCGGGCGGTCGCGGTCGTCGCCGTCGTGCTGTACCACGCGGGCATCCCCGGCACCGCCGGCGGCTTCATCGGCGTCGACGTCTTCTTCGTCATCTCCGGCTTCCTGATCAGCGGCCTGCTCTGGCGCGAGGTCAGCATCACGAAAAACGTTGCGCTGGGCCGCTTTTACGGAGCACGGGCCCGCCGTTTGCTGCCGGCCGCGGCCACCGTCGCCGTCGTGACCGCCATCGCGTCCGCCCTCGTGCTGCCGCCGTTGCAGGCCCGCAGCGTGTTCCTCGACGGCATCGCCAGCGCGCTGTACGTCGGCAACTACCGGTTCGCCCACCAGGGCACCGAGTACCTGAACGCCGAGGCACCCTCGCCGTTTCAGCACTACTGGTCCCTCGGCGTCGAGGAGCAGTTCTATCTGGTGTGGCCGGTGCTGATCATCGGCACCGCCTGGCTGGCCGGACGCCTGCGGCGCGACGCCGTGGCCAAGGCGGCGCCGTACGCGCTGGTGCTGACCTTGGTCGCCGCGGCCTCGTTGGCGGCGGCCGTGCTGTGGACGCGCAGCTCGCCGCCGTGGGCGTTCTTCTCGCTGCCGACCCGCGCCTGGGAGCTGGCCGTCGGCGGGCTGGTCGCGCTGTCGATCGAGCAGTGGCGCCGGCTGCCGCCGTTGCCCGCGGCGATCGTCGGCTGGGGCGGGCTGGTGCTGATCCTGCTGACCTGTACGCAGCTGGGCCCCGCCACGCCCTACCCCGGCACCGCCGCGCTGCTGCCGGTGCTGGGCACCGCGCTGGTGATCGGCGGCGGCTGCGTCACTCGCAGCCTGGGGGTGGGTCGCCTGCTGTGCCGGCCGGCTATGCGCGCGATCGGGCGGGTGTCCTACTCCTGGTACCTGTGGCATTGGCCGGTGTTGTTGCTGCTGCCCCGGCTGCTGGGTGACCCCTCCGGCCTGCCGGCTCGACTGGCCGCGACCGCGGTGTCCGCGGGGCTCGCGGTGATCACCTTCCATCTGGTGGAGAACCCCGGCCGGTTCGCGGCCGCCCTGCGCCGGTCGGCCAAGACCAGCCTGGCCGTCGCCGGGATCGCCACTGCGGTCACCGCATCCGCATGCGTGCTGTTGCTGACGGTGATACCGGTTCCGGTCGGTCACGGCCCGGCCGCGGCGAAGGCCAGCTTCATGGCGCTGCCCTCCGCCGCCCCCAACGCCGGTCCGCAGCAGGCGGTCGTCCAGCAGGCTCTGGCCCAGGTGCGTGACGCCGTCGCGGCGGCCGCCGGCCTGCGGGCGGTCCCGTCGAATCTGGACCCGCCACTGGCCCAGGCGCCGGCCGACAAGGCCGCGGTCTTCGTCAACGGCTGCGTGCGATCCTGGCGCGACATCGGGCAAAGCGAGTGCGCGGCAGGCGACATCGGCTCGCCGACGATGGTCGCGCTGATCGGCGACTCGCACGCGGCGATGTGGAACCCGGCCTTCCAGCAGGTTGCCGAGCAGCGGCACTGGCGGCTGGAGACGATGGCCAAGGTGACCTGCCCGATCCAGGATCTCCCCATCGACAGTCCGTATCTGGGCCGCGAGTACACCGAATGCGAACAATGGCGCACCCAGGTGATGGCGCGGGTGGCGGCCGAGCACCCGCGTCTGGTCGTGCTGGATATGAGCCGGCGCTACGGCGGCGACTTCGGATTTGTGTCCTACGACCCGGCGTGGATCGAGACCCTGGGTCGCACCGTCGCGGCGCTGCGTCGCAGCGGGGCGACCGTCCTGGTCCTCGGCCCCGCCCCGGACCCGCAATCCCCGGTGCCCACCTGCCTATCCGGACACCTCGACGACGCCACCGCCTGCGCGCCAAGCCGTTCGGTCGCGGTCAACGATGGCGGTATCTCCGCGGAGCGGGCCGCGACCACCGGCAACGGCGGTCACTACGCCGATCTCACCGACCTGTTCTGCACACCCGAGCGCTGCCCGATGATCGTCGGTAACACCTTGGTGTTCCGCGACGACAACCACGTCACAACCGAATATGCACAGTTGTTGGCACCGGTGATGGGCGCACTCGCAGACGGAGCCATAACGGACGGATGACGTTGCGATGACTTTCTTTGCGAATGAACCCCGCCACCAAACCGAACGTGTTACGAATGAAAGGGTTTTGGAGGTTTGAAATGTCCCCGCTGTTGTTGGTCTGCATCGCGGCTGCTACGCCAGTCGTCGGGATTGGCGTGATGCAGCTACAAGCACGCCTCGAGCAGTGGGACTACGAGCGGCACGCAGAAGACTAGGCGCCCGATTGGCGTGTAAAGCCTTGCGCGGCTGGCACTTTGACGCGGAGCCAGCCCGCAGAAACTCTGAGTGCTTCGCTACCTGAATAGTTGCGTGCGAATCAGCGGCGCAATCTTGTCCGCCATGTACCGATGCCCGGCGTCGTTGGGGTGCACGCCATCTGGGCCAATCAGGTCCGGCCTGTCGACGAACCAGTGCGCGCCGATCGGGTCGACGAATGCCGCGCCCGCGGCCCGCGCCTCGGAGTTGAGCACGTCGCGAATCTGCAGGATGTCCGGCGGCACATCGGCGGTCGGCCACGGCGGCCCGATCACCAGGAATCTCGCCGACGGTGCCAGGATGCGCGCGACTTCGAAGGTGTCGCGAGCCCGGCCGGCCAGCATGCCGGGATCGGAGCCCTGGTCGTTGCGGGAGCCGAAGAACACCACCAGCACGTCGTCGTTCTTGACCGACCTGACAGTCAGATCCTCAAAGATGCTCCCGTGGTCGCCGGGCACGACATAGCCGGCTCTGCCCTCGGCCGCCACATCGGCGTCGATCTGCAGCCCACGTTTGGTGAGCGTCTGCCAGGTCAGGGCGGTCCACGCTTTCGGGCCCAGGCCGCCCTCGTCCGTGCCGGTCGTATAGGAGTCGCCGACTACCGCGATATGGGTCAGCCGACCATCCAGCGTCGTTACCCGATAACCAGGGTCGTGCGCCGGGTGTGCCAAGACGTCACAGAGCAGGCCGACAAGCAGCCCGAGGTTAACGACGAACCCGGTCAGACGACTCACTGCTACCTCCCCCCCGCACACGGCATGGCCTTTGTACTGCACTCAACCAACGGAAATCGTACGAATAACCGACCCGAACGGCCCGCCAACGCGCTGTTGCGCATGTGTGATCCAGGGCCGAGTCGATCAGCATGCCCCAAGCTACCAGTGCGGCGCGGCTACCACTGCCGAATCCAGATCCGAGAGCTTTTGGGACGCAGCATGATTCGCGGGCATTCAGGACGCCGTGCGCTCGGTGACCGGTTCCAGTCCGCCGTCGATCTGGCGGACCTTGGCCGGGGCCGGCTCGCTGGGCTCCGTTCGCTGGGCCGCGGGACGGACGTCGACCATCCTGCGCATCCAGCGCCGCGCGGGCTCCTCGACGACGTGATAGAGCAGGCTCGAAAGCGCCAGCGCGATCGCGAACAGGCCCAGCACGTTCCATTTCCAGGGGGAATCGGATTCCCATGGCGTGAGCTTGAAGTTTTCGACCGCCCATCCCCAGGACGTGTGCACCAGCTCATGCACCATGTACAGGCAGAACGAGATCTGCCCGCCGTAGACCATCACCCGGGTGGACAGCAGCCTGGGCAGGCTGCCCAGGCCGACCGCGAGCGTGATGACCAGGGGGACGAACAGCGCGTCGACCACGCCGCCGCTGTCGTTTTCCACGACTCCGCTGATCGGATGGGCGTTGAACCAGTACAGGACGCCCACCACGGCGGCCAGCAGCAGCACCGACAGGTATCCGGCAATGTGGCGACCACGATCGGTCAGCCGCAATCGGCGCACGGCGGCGCAGGCCAGCGCCCCGCCGTGAACTGTGTCACGATCCGCGGCAGCCAGCTCCACGGCGTGTAGAAGTGGCCGCTGGCCAGCAACATCACCACCGGCGGCAGCGAGGCCAGCACGGCCAGCCACATCAGCGTCCGGGCGCGGGTGGCCAGTTTCATCCGGAAAATGACCAGGGCGAGCACGCCGAACAGCAGGTAGGCGAGCCATTCCGCGCTGATCGACCAGGCCGGCCCGTCCCAGCTCGTCCCGTCGAAGAACGGCTCGAACCACAACTGCACGAGCAAGACCTGACGGATGTAGCTGATCGCGGTCAGATCACTCACCTCGGGTAGCGGCGTATGGCCGACGTGCAGCGACAGGATCACCAGCAGCGCCGCCAGGTGCATGGTGACCAGGTAGACCGGCCACACCCGGGCCAGCCGCAGCCACAGGAAGTGCAGGGTCTCGCGCGTCGACCAGGACCGGCCCATCCGGTCGAGGTAGTTCCAGGTCAGCACGAACCCGCTGAGGATGAAGAACAGATCGACGCCTTGGGCGCCGCAGTTGAGCACCGGCGCCAGGTTCTCGCGGAAATCGGGCGAGATGTCGCTGAGCATCGGCCGGAAATGGAACAGCACCACCCACACCGCGGCGACGATGCGAAGTCCCGTCAGGGCTTTGATCTCACCCTTGATCTCTGCGCTGCGCACGACGCTCTTTCGGTCTGGACGTGGTAGTTTCGTTTGCCTTCTCACCCGGCTGACCAGGCATTTCGCCCTATCACAAGCCCCCCGACTCGCAACCGGTAGCCAGAGCAGCCTAGCAGCGCGGGAGCCCGGATTGCGTGACGGCGGCGGTGTGCCCGCCCGTGTACCTCCGCACGGCCTTGCCACGTCAGCTTTTTAGCAAACAGTTAGACGTAACTGTCGGTCTCCTTATCTTTGGCGGGCAACGTTGTACCTAGCTTCGGTCGGCGTTATGCCGGCCCTCGCACCACCACGGAAATGGGGGCGTTCATGGCGATCGCGATGACCACAGCGCGACAGGGCAGCCTCGACTGCGGTGGAGCCCAGGTTCGGGCGCACTGCCGCCACCTCGCCACGGTGGTGACCATCCGGGGAGAGATCGATGCCGTCAATGTCGATCGGGTCCGCGACTGCCTGCGCCGTTTCATGCTCGGCGACAATCCCCTGGTGCTCGACATCAGCGACCTGAGCCACGTCGCGGGCGCCGGCTTCGGGCTGCTGTACACCTTCGACGAGGACTGCCGCCGGGCCGGGGTGGAGTGGACGCTGGTCGCCGGCGCCGACGTGATCGAGCAGCTGGTCGCCGGTGACGGTGATTCGGTCTTCCCGACCGCCGCGTCGGTGCCCGAGGCGTTCGGCGACCTGGCCGACGCGGTCGTCCACCGCCGCCGGCTGGCGCTGCCGCTGATCAGGAAGACGGCGTAACGCCGCGTCGGGCGCGCCACAGCCGGGCAATCCCGATGACTGCCAGCACTCCGGCGATTATCGCCAACACCATGGCCAGCAGCAGCAGCTGAGGGTTGTAGACCAGTGCCGTGGTCGTCGGCTGGCCGTCCGTGATCGGCCCGACCTCCACGATGTGACGGGCGTGCAACCAGCTCAGCGCGACGCCCACCAGCGCCGCGCAGGCCAGGACGAGTTCGGCCAGGGCCCGGTAACGGGCGATCACAGCTCGGATCCTGTGTCGTCGTTGTAATCGTTGTCGGTGCTCTCCGAGTGAGCCGGCTCCACCCGCTCCTGAACCAGCGGGGTCAGCGCATTCCGAAGATGACGATGGCGCTTCGCCCAGGCCTGGGCGGTACGGCCGCCGGTGAGTCGCAGACCGATGCCCGTGCGCCCGCGCGGCACGCCGAACAATTCACCGAGCGCCCGTGCCGACTGCCACCTCGCCAGCTCCTTGTCGGAGACCGCCGGGTTGTCGGGCTCGGGATAGACCTTGATGATTTCGCGCACCAGGATCGTCTCGGTGCCCTGGCGCAACGCGTCCTCGGTCAGTTCGACGGAAACGTGGATCCGCGCCGCCTTCACCTGCAGCGAGATGAACGCCGACACCATCACCAGAAAGATCGCCGGAACCAACAGCGATATCGCTGCGCCACTCCACATTTCGATCAGGATCATCGACGCCGCCGCGGCGGGGCCGCTCAACACCCATAACCAGCTGGCACCGGGTTCATAGAACAATGGCTTGGGTTCGCTGTCCTTCGCTGCAGTCATTGAAGCCTCATCCCCTGATTGTCTACCGCCGATACGGCCGCTAGGAAAGCCAACCCGCCGCCTCCGCGGCCCAATAGGTCAGCACGATATCGGCACCGGCGCGGCGGATGCTGATCAGCGATTCCAGCGCCGCGGCCCGCCCGTCGATCCAATTATTCTCTGCCGCAGCACAAATCATCGCGTACTCGCCGGACACCTGATAGGCGGCGACCGGCACCGGCGAGACATCCGCGGCGGCGGCCAACACGTCGAGGTAACCCATCGCGGGCTTGACCATGATGATGTCGGCGCCCTCGTCGATATCCAATTCGATCTCGCGCACCGCCTCTCGGACGTTGCCGGGCTCCTGCTGGTAGGTGCGACGATCGCCGGAGAGGCTGGAGCTCACCGCTTCGCGGAACGGGCCGTAGAACGCCGAAGCGAACTTGGCAGCGTAGGCCAGGATCACCACGTCGGTGTAGCCCGCGGCGTCCAGACCGTCGCGAATGGCGCCCACCTGCCCGTCCATCATCCCGCTCGGACCCACCACATGAGCACCCGACTCTGCCTGCGCCACAGCTAATTTCACATATCTACCCAGCGTAGTGTCGTTGTCGACCCGACCCCGGGCGTCGAGCACGCCACAGTGACCGTGATCGGTGAACTCATCGAGGCAGGTGTCGGCCATCAGTACCGTGGCTTCACCGAGATCCTTGGCCAGGTCGCGAAGCGCGACATTGAGAATGCCGTCGGGATCGGTACCTGCCGAGCCGGTCGAGTCCTTGTCCTCGTCACGCGGCACACCGAACAGCATCAGTCCGCCCACTCCGGCGGCCACCGCGTCGGCGGCCGCGCGGCGCAGCGACTCGCGGGTGTGCTGCACGACGTCGGGCATCGATGGGATCGGCCGCGGTTCGTCGATCCCGTCGGCGACGAACATCGGCAGTACCAAATGCCTTGGCTCCAAGGACGTTTGCGCCACCAAGCGACGCAACGCGGGGGTGGACCGGAGCCGACGCGGGCGCTGCCGCGGGAAGGACACTAGCGCCTGCGACTCTTCTTGCGCGGCGGTGGCAGCGCGCCCTCGGCGCGCAACCGCGCGGCGTGTTCGGCCAGCGCGTCGACCAGCGGGCCAATGGCAGCGGTTTCGGGCTGCACATCCACCCGTAGGCCGAACTCGGCAGCGGTCTCGGCCGTCTTGGGGCCGATGCAGGCAATGATGGTGCGCGCGTGGGGTTTACCGGCGATGCCGACCAGGTTGCGCACCGTCGAGCTGGAGGTGAAGCACACCGCGTCGAAGCCGCCCGTCTTGATCATCTCGCGGGTGGTCGCCGGCGGCGGTGCCGCACGCACCGTCCGGTATGCGGTGACATCCTCGATCTCCCAACCACGTTCGCGCAGCCCTTCGGCCAGCGTCTCGGTGGCGATGTCGGCACGCGGCAGCAAGACCCGGTTCACCGGATCGAAAATGCTGTCGTAGGGCGGGAAGTCGTCCAGCAGGCCCAGCGAGGACTGCTCCCCGGCCGGCACCAGCTCCGGGCTGATCCCGAATGCCCGGACCCGGTCGGCCGTCGACTCACCGACGCAGGCGATCTTCACGCCGGAGAACGCGCGGGCGTCGAG
This genomic interval carries:
- a CDS encoding STAS domain-containing protein, which codes for MAIAMTTARQGSLDCGGAQVRAHCRHLATVVTIRGEIDAVNVDRVRDCLRRFMLGDNPLVLDISDLSHVAGAGFGLLYTFDEDCRRAGVEWTLVAGADVIEQLVAGDGDSVFPTAASVPEAFGDLADAVVHRRRLALPLIRKTA
- a CDS encoding Rv0518 family GDSL lipase produces the protein MSRLTGFVVNLGLLVGLLCDVLAHPAHDPGYRVTTLDGRLTHIAVVGDSYTTGTDEGGLGPKAWTALTWQTLTKRGLQIDADVAAEGRAGYVVPGDHGSIFEDLTVRSVKNDDVLVVFFGSRNDQGSDPGMLAGRARDTFEVARILAPSARFLVIGPPWPTADVPPDILQIRDVLNSEARAAGAAFVDPIGAHWFVDRPDLIGPDGVHPNDAGHRYMADKIAPLIRTQLFR
- a CDS encoding DUF3093 domain-containing protein, which gives rise to MTAAKDSEPKPLFYEPGASWLWVLSGPAAAASMILIEMWSGAAISLLVPAIFLVMVSAFISLQVKAARIHVSVELTEDALRQGTETILVREIIKVYPEPDNPAVSDKELARWQSARALGELFGVPRGRTGIGLRLTGGRTAQAWAKRHRHLRNALTPLVQERVEPAHSESTDNDYNDDTGSEL
- a CDS encoding acyltransferase family protein, encoding MAVRQETATSPPSPAGDSPTRQIERRGFRPDIEGLRAVAVVAVVLYHAGIPGTAGGFIGVDVFFVISGFLISGLLWREVSITKNVALGRFYGARARRLLPAAATVAVVTAIASALVLPPLQARSVFLDGIASALYVGNYRFAHQGTEYLNAEAPSPFQHYWSLGVEEQFYLVWPVLIIGTAWLAGRLRRDAVAKAAPYALVLTLVAAASLAAAVLWTRSSPPWAFFSLPTRAWELAVGGLVALSIEQWRRLPPLPAAIVGWGGLVLILLTCTQLGPATPYPGTAALLPVLGTALVIGGGCVTRSLGVGRLLCRPAMRAIGRVSYSWYLWHWPVLLLLPRLLGDPSGLPARLAATAVSAGLAVITFHLVENPGRFAAALRRSAKTSLAVAGIATAVTASACVLLLTVIPVPVGHGPAAAKASFMALPSAAPNAGPQQAVVQQALAQVRDAVAAAAGLRAVPSNLDPPLAQAPADKAAVFVNGCVRSWRDIGQSECAAGDIGSPTMVALIGDSHAAMWNPAFQQVAEQRHWRLETMAKVTCPIQDLPIDSPYLGREYTECEQWRTQVMARVAAEHPRLVVLDMSRRYGGDFGFVSYDPAWIETLGRTVAALRRSGATVLVLGPAPDPQSPVPTCLSGHLDDATACAPSRSVAVNDGGISAERAATTGNGGHYADLTDLFCTPERCPMIVGNTLVFRDDNHVTTEYAQLLAPVMGALADGAITDG
- the hemB gene encoding porphobilinogen synthase — encoded protein: MSFPRQRPRRLRSTPALRRLVAQTSLEPRHLVLPMFVADGIDEPRPIPSMPDVVQHTRESLRRAAADAVAAGVGGLMLFGVPRDEDKDSTGSAGTDPDGILNVALRDLAKDLGEATVLMADTCLDEFTDHGHCGVLDARGRVDNDTTLGRYVKLAVAQAESGAHVVGPSGMMDGQVGAIRDGLDAAGYTDVVILAYAAKFASAFYGPFREAVSSSLSGDRRTYQQEPGNVREAVREIELDIDEGADIIMVKPAMGYLDVLAAAADVSPVPVAAYQVSGEYAMICAAAENNWIDGRAAALESLISIRRAGADIVLTYWAAEAAGWLS